One genomic region from Motacilla alba alba isolate MOTALB_02 chromosome 5, Motacilla_alba_V1.0_pri, whole genome shotgun sequence encodes:
- the LOC119701599 gene encoding uncharacterized protein LOC119701599 has protein sequence MGSQLSTREKAKVSAEEKAIVYIWTVMLGQRGIKCDKKALRTLLQWCRQHGVVATEEAAFIVKNLEQAGELIFESASRGDETAKNIMTTWRLVLDTLKRLKPEQNAKTAAEAPEAAPAKTPSGSGAQEAATGGAGAASSSQLERTGEKLEGKRVSSTPPIPATPPVPPAPHATPPVTTKPVSPATPPVPPAPRPASPVTTKPLSPPLPTDDQRDDKLLLTTPPVLDRPEHNLGMEVGARSRVALGAESSSRELPAPGVARRCIPSCPQPKPERPKEPCLSVDLWTPKRGGPSCRPAAGPQEGVLAMQPVSTTISGYDPVRSWQLCKLMALADGDLEMAECISVAMPQLFLGGQQPVSGRTGATISAYDPVSFWQLMKLKARASKDLKMAERISVPMVPLSLGDQELQDNGTASYIPIVFKILFQLRQLATRHGLGSPVVTRMLRVLAECAMTPFDIKQIAGLLCTPVEYEVFESTWQRYAEEQGLHNLAVAQEDPRSGAGVPQLLGLPPINNPQSQARLNPLILAQARDLGIKALMEVGKMSLATPTESFAKIKQGPKEPYEQFIERLKDALDKQIENDNAKKLLMLLLAQSNANEDCRKAIDLLPRENPSLDEMIQACAEVGTPSYLLADSLAAALRSWQCYGCGQLGHIKAYCPYRYNSLGTRQQWRAVPVVGNCYRCGKPGHFAKQCWSKFHANGRPLSGPGNRNAKGRCLQTRGPSCPPVQA, from the exons ATGGGATCTCAATTGTCAACCAGAGAAAAAGCCAAAGtgtcagcagaagaaaaagctaTAGTGTATATATGGACTGTTATGTTGGGCCAACGAGGGATCAAGTGCGATAAAAAGGCTCTGCGTACTTTATTGCAGTGGTGTAGGCAGCATGGGGTAGTTGCCACCGAAGAAGCTGCTTTTATTGTTAAAAACTTGGAACAGGCTGGTGAATTGATTTTTGAGTCAGCCTCTCGAGGCGATGAGACTGCTAAAAATATCATGACTACCTGGAGGCTTGTGCTGGATACCTTGAAACGGCTGAAACCTGAGCAAAATGCAAAAACAGCAGCTGAGGCACCAGAGGCAGCACCTGCCAAGACACCCAGTGGTAGTGGAGCTCAAGAGGCAGCGACTGGGGGAGCAGGTGCCGCATCGAGTTCACAGCTGGAAAGGACGGGGGAAAAACTAGAAGGGAAGCGGGTTTCATCCACGCCTCCCATCCCTGCGACTCCGCCCGTGCCGCCCGCCCCGCATGCCACCCCCCCGGTTACCACAAAGCCAGTGTCTCCTGCAACTCCGCCCGTGCCACCTGCCCCGCGTCCTGCATC CCCAGTTACGACAAAGCCATTGTCTCCTCCTCTGCCTACGGATGACCAGAGAGATGATAAACTTCTGTTGACGACCCCTCCAGTGCTTGATAGGCCTGAACACAACCTCGGCATGGAAGTAGGAGCCAGGAGCCGAGTGGCTCTCGGCGCTGAGAGTTCCAGCAGGGAGTTGCCAGCACCTGGTGTGGCGCGACGCTGCATCCCATCGTGTCCACAGCCAAAGCCTGAGAGGCCCAAGGAACCCTGTCTGTCAGTAGATTTGTGGACTCCTAAGAGGGGAGGCCCAAGTTGTCGCCCCGCTGCTGGCCCTCAGGAGGGTGTTTTGGCCATGCAACCAGTATCAACTACTATCTCAGGATACGATCCGGTTAGATCTTGGCAACTTTGTAAATTAATGGCACTTGCTGATGGGGATCTTGAAATGGCTGAATGTATTTCTGTAGCAATGCCCCAGCTGTTCTTGGGTGGCCAACAGCCTGTGAGTGGCAGGACTGGGGCTACTATCTCAGCATACGATCCGGTTAGCTTTTGGCAACTTATGAAATTAAAGGCACGTGCTAGTAAGGATCTCAAAATGGCTGAACGAATTTCTGTACCTATGGTCCCGCTGTCCTTGGGTGACCAAGAGCTGCAAGACAATGGGACCGCGTCCTATATCCCTATAGTCTTTAAAATTCTCTTCCAGTTACGCCAACTAGCCACCCGACATGGACTGGGGTCTCCGGTCGTAACAAGGATGTTACGGGTTCTAGCTGAATGTGCGATGACACCCTTTGATATCAAGCAGATAGCGGGGTTGCTCTGTACCCCAGTTGAGTACGAGGTGTTTGAGTCCACCTGGCAGCGATATGCGGAAGAGCAAGGGCTGCATAATCTAGCGGTGGCACAGGAAGATCCACGCTCTGGGGCAGGGGTCCCTCAACTTCTGGGATTGCCTCCCATAAATAACCCCCAGTCGCAAGCACGCCTAAATCCTTTGATATTGGCACAGGCAAGAGATTTAGGAATCAAGGCCCTGATGGAAGTTGGAAAGATGTCACTGGCAACGCCAACTGAGAGTTTTGCAAAAATTAAACAGGGCCCCAAAGAGCCTTATGAGCAATTTATAGAACGATTAAAAGATGCACTGGATAAGCAAATAGAAAATGACAATGCAAAAAAACTGTTGATGTTGTTATTGGCACAAAGCAATGCAAATGAAGACTGCAGGAAAGCTATAGACCTATTACCAAGAGAAAATCCATCCTTAGATGAAATGATTCAAGCGTGTGCTGAAGTTGGAACTCCATCTTATTTGTTAGCTGATTCCTTGGCAGCTGCTCTAAGGTCGTGGCAATGCTATGGATGCGGGCAACTAGGCCACATAAAAGCATATTGTCCCTATAGGTACAACTCACTGGGGACACGGCAGCAATGGAGAGCTGTGCCTGTAGTGGGAAACTGTTACCGATGCGGAAAACCCGGGCATTTTGCCAAGCAATGCTGGTCTAAATTCCACGCTAACGGACGACCTCTTAGTGGACCAGGAAACAGGAACGCCAAGGGGCGGTGCTTGCAGACACGAgggccttcctgccctccagtgCAGGCCTAA